The DNA segment CCTTTTTAGAAAACAATTGGAGTTGGTTTTCGGAACCATATTTTCCGTTTTGCAATTGCACAATCATCCATTTGCCCAGATCATTTACATTCGAATAAATTCCGGCTGCAGCATCGAAAGTCTGATTTTTATAGCGCGAAATTATTTTGAGTTTTCCATCGGTAGGAACGTGTGGAGCAATAACATTTGAAGTGTCTTTCAATCGTACAAAAGAAGCAGCACTATGATTCATTTCCAAAGGTTTCATAATGCGTTCTTCAATAAAATCGCACCACGATTTTCCACTCACTTTCGCAATAACTTCGCCCGCCACGATGTACAATAAATTGTCGTAATCGTATTTGGTTCTAAAAGCCGAAACAGGTTTCAAGTACTGTAAATTATGAATAATATCCGTCGTTTTAAAGTCGCTTCCGTCAGGCCAAATCATCAAATCGCCTGCGCCAAGCCCCAATCCACTGCGATGTGTCACTAAATCCCGAATAGTAAATTCGTTGGTTACATAGTCGTTATACATTTTGAAATCGGGAAGATATTGGGTCACTTTATCGTCCCATTTTATTTTTTTTTCATCGACCAACATGGCCAAAGCAGCAGTCGTAAAAGCTTTGCTGTTCGAAGCAATTCCAAACAAGGTGTTGGCATCGACTTTCTCTTTGGTAAGCATCGATTTTATTCCATAACCTTTGGCAAGAACCACTTTTCCGTCTTTGACAATCGCAACGGCGATTCCGGGAACATTGAAGCTTTTTAATGTGTTTTCGACCAATTCGTCAACTTGTTTTTCGCTTATTTGTGCAAATGAGTTACAAGCAATAAACAATAACAATAAGGCAATTAATTTTTTCGTATTCATTTTTTAATTCTAAGTTTCTATAATCTGTCGTCTTCCATCTGTGATCCTGAGCGTAGTTTAAGGACTTCTTCCAACTCCCATCTTCCAACTCCCAACTAAAACCCTCTCTGTCTTTTGGCTTCGAAAATCAAAATGGCTGCGGCAACCGAAACGTTCATGCTGTCGATTTCGCCCTGCATCGGGATGATGATGTTTTGTGTGGCGGCATCTCGCCATTCTTGGGTCAGTCCTGTGGCTTCGGTTCCAACAACCAAAGCGGTCGGATTGGTGTAATCTTGGGTGTGATAGGAAGTTGAATTTTGCAAAGTCGCACAATAAATATGGATGTTTTGTTCTTTCAAGAAGGCAATAATTTCGGTTGTTGTTCCTGTTGCAATTTGGTTGGTAAACAAACAACCCACGCTGGAGCGAACAATATTCGGATTGTACAAATCACTTTTGGG comes from the Flavobacterium limnophilum genome and includes:
- a CDS encoding serine hydrolase, giving the protein MNTKKLIALLLLFIACNSFAQISEKQVDELVENTLKSFNVPGIAVAIVKDGKVVLAKGYGIKSMLTKEKVDANTLFGIASNSKAFTTAALAMLVDEKKIKWDDKVTQYLPDFKMYNDYVTNEFTIRDLVTHRSGLGLGAGDLMIWPDGSDFKTTDIIHNLQYLKPVSAFRTKYDYDNLLYIVAGEVIAKVSGKSWCDFIEERIMKPLEMNHSAASFVRLKDTSNVIAPHVPTDGKLKIISRYKNQTFDAAAGIYSNVNDLGKWMIVQLQNGKYGSENQLQLFSKKEQNEMWSLQTIIPANTKPPYNTHFSGYGLGWFLSDVKGYKQVTHTGGLEGIVTQTTLFPELNLGIVVLTNQQSGAAFTAITNTIKDSYLDIPYTNYVEIYSKREKDNIAEADKTTNEVWATIAKNQKEKLKIDYKKYTGLYVDNWFGKIELFEKKGKLLFKSIRSPKLVGEVFFYKDNTFTVKWNNRSFNADAFLLFEMDETGKSIQIKMKPISDLTDFSYDFQDLDLIRVQ